CGTATCGCTCATCGGATTCGGCAAACCGGCGTTGGGATAGCACGACACATACGTGTCGCACAGTTTCGCCAGCTCCGCGATGTACGGGCGCATCAGCGCCGCGCCGAGCGCGCAGTTCAGGCCGAACGTCAGCGGCTTCGCGTGACGCAGCGAGTTCCAGAAAGCCTCGACCGTCTGTCCCGACAGAATCCGGCCCGATGCGTCCGTCACCGTGCCCGAAATCATGATGGGCAAACGCTCGCCCGTGTCTTCGAAGAGTTCATCCAGCGCGAACAGCGCGGCCTTCGCATTCAGCGTGTCGAAGATCGTTTCGACGAGGAACAGGTCGGCGCCGCCTTCCAGCAGCGCTTTTGCCTGTTCGTAGTACGCCGTGCGCAGTTCGTCGAATGTGACGTTGCGCGCGCCCGGATCGTTGACGTCGGGCGAGATGCTCGCCGTTTTCGGCGTCGGTCCGATTGCGCCCGCGACGAAGCGCGGCTTGTCGGGCGTCGAGTATTTGTCGCATGCGGCGCGTGCGAGCTTCGCCGACTCGCGGTTCATTTCGACGGCGAGATCTTCCATGCCGTAGTCGGCCTGCGCGACGGTCGTCGCGCCGAACGTGTTCGTCTCGATGATGTCCGCGCCCGCCGCCAGATACTGCTCGTGAATCTCGCTGATGATCTGCGGCTGCGTGATCGACAACAGTTCGTTGTTGCCCTTGATGTCGCGCGCATAGTCCTTGAAGCGCTCGCCACGATAGGCGGCTTCGTCGAGCTTGTAGCGCTGGATCATCGTGCCCATCGCGCCGTCCAGAATCAGGATGCGCGATTCGAGCAACGCGGGCAAGGTCGCGCCGCGCGTGTACGCGGCACGGGGGCTGGCGGCTGACGGGGCTGACGTGACGGGCTGGTTCATGGTCTGATCGGGCTCGTGCCGGACGGGCCGGCTTTTTTCAGGAAACTCATTATTGTAGCCGCATGGTCGGGGGACTGCCCGCGCATGGCGGACTTGCACGGGGTGTGGCGGGTGCCGGCAGGGTAGCGCGAAGCGCTTTTCTTACGCTG
The DNA window shown above is from Paraburkholderia sp. PGU19 and carries:
- a CDS encoding homocysteine S-methyltransferase family protein, producing MNQPVTSAPSAASPRAAYTRGATLPALLESRILILDGAMGTMIQRYKLDEAAYRGERFKDYARDIKGNNELLSITQPQIISEIHEQYLAAGADIIETNTFGATTVAQADYGMEDLAVEMNRESAKLARAACDKYSTPDKPRFVAGAIGPTPKTASISPDVNDPGARNVTFDELRTAYYEQAKALLEGGADLFLVETIFDTLNAKAALFALDELFEDTGERLPIMISGTVTDASGRILSGQTVEAFWNSLRHAKPLTFGLNCALGAALMRPYIAELAKLCDTYVSCYPNAGLPNPMSDTGFDERPADTSGLLKEFAQAGLVNIAGGCCGTTPEHIAAIAKALNDVKPRKWPNQYRDAA